A single window of Elgaria multicarinata webbii isolate HBS135686 ecotype San Diego chromosome 17, rElgMul1.1.pri, whole genome shotgun sequence DNA harbors:
- the CCP110 gene encoding centriolar coiled-coil protein of 110 kDa isoform X2, whose product MEDYEQFCKKQLARIQGESTQRGTSPLAEHKNISFIHFNGVPVLSPLLTLERKKELQEDRQKAVDLERWRQNSRKIILLNRVQEIVENVQMKKLSSQSALDQSETENIHLDLKSKMVNGFGMQSSSVLPSSTALGVLTEPKRTPDVKPADTQVVSSGDSLGGTEQFVPHKPKDTCCSFFEKRVCPEGASSNPINMSPLNETEKKESIEMVSADVESPDPYMMSLQNLLKKSREYIQREQTRRSMRSNSRRSGSESHSDKENDAVKTSDAVRERGKLTGRSCMAVAPDKSGLTKSNTSLQSTSVSKNNSSVASPSFSKVDIPMRSGTPPVLDSDEDFKNTSFFEHDSSILRSFTGSYSKLPSPELSMSPKIHRRRPRPSSMGHIVINNPVNAFELSPKEKGRAVDLIAQDAGDRQTASDPVPKLTADFAPTSPSKIHVFRKSSSDICDELVIEKRNQVCQFSIGQRENRRFPVSATEEVDLMFEGKRASNPCLSDPSLRETYAVSCPIIMQNKAKVTGAKQTSLLDRAKCNAPTELNKSYDVDSPSPLLIQTQNQQQMDTPNVSLGNEQILENGFEKVKRRLELDTDSAQKENMPCVVAAETSVQERRWLYDQKCPAGSGFGSKSETPERSVSEGETLKQKMLAFEELRKRLEEQHAQQLSLLIAEQEREQERLHKEIEEQEWRLKGEKTAVAKMEIPQIAISSRMDLEWRKISDTHLLESVLTRVETIHSTNAESAGFANAAVSCSTSESPFYLWEPPASGKSVSASRSISRSKMRWSQVYSPEMKRKLNKISALAKGFLTRRLLQTEKLRHLRQTVKDTMEFIKNFQTEAPLKRGNVSTQDANLQERVVAQLRAALYDIHDIFFKIEVSERMSILHHDREVRKEKMLRQLDKAKAPRDRVTLSTATQKSLDRKKYMKASEMGMPNRKTIVKQKTPENRVLQPNQGQNAPIQRLLSRQGTPKTSVKGAEQNRKKPSESRVSNKALPGVYAGRIQRKKPSVVTT is encoded by the exons ATGGAAGACTATGAGCAGTTTTGCAAGAAGCAGCTTGCTAGGATCCAAGGAGAGTCAACACAAAGAGGAACGTCTCCACTTGCTGagcacaaaaatatttcttttattcatttcaatggtgttCCTGTACTTTCTCCTCTG CTTACTCTTGAGAGAAAAAAGGAGCTACAAGAAGACAGACAAAAAGCCGTGGACTTAGAACGCTGGCGACAGAACTCCAGGAAAATAATTTTGTTGAATCGCGTTCAGGAGATTGTGGAAAATGTGCAG ATGAAGAAACTGTCCAGTCAAAGTGCTTTAGATCAGTCTGAGACAGAGAATATTCATTTGGatttaaaatccaaaatggtgaaTGGCTTTGGGATGCAATCAAGCAGTGTTTTGCCAAGTTCTACTGCTCTTGGTGTGTTGACGGAACCTAAAAGGACTCCGGATGTTAAGCCGGCAGATACACAAGTTGTATCAAGTGGGGACTCCCTCGGTGGTACTGAACAGTTTGTCCCCCATAAACCAAAGGACACTTGCTGTAGCTTTTTTGAAAAGAGAGTTTGCCCAGAAGGTGCATCTTCCAATCCAATAAACATGTCTCCTTTGAATGAGACTGAAAAGAAAGAGAGCATTGAGATGGTATCAGCTGATGTGGAAAGCCCAGATCCTTACATGATGAGTCTTCAGAACCTCTTAAAAAAATCCAGGGAGTACATACAGAGAGAACAAACCAGGCGTAGCATGCGGAGTAATTCAAGGAGAAGTGGTAGCGAAAGCCACTCAGACAAAGAAAATGATGCCGTTAAAACGAGCGAcgctgtgagagagagaggaaagttaACAGGCAGAAGTTGTATGGCTGTAGCACCTGATAAATCGGGCCTTACAAAATCGAATACTTCTCTGCAAAGTACCTCAGTCTCCAAAAATAATTCAAGTGTAGCATCACCCAGTTTTTCTAAAGTGGATATACCTATGAGATCTGGAACACCACCTGTTTTGGATTCAGATGAAGACTTCAAAAACACCTCTTTCTTTGAACATGACAGTAGCATTCTCCGAAGTTTCACGGGTTCTTATTCCAAATTACCCAGTCCAGAGCTGAGTatgagccccaaaattcacagAAGACGCCCGAGGCCTTCTTCAATGGGGCACATCGTCATTAACAACCCTGTGAATGCCTTTGAATTAAGCccgaaagaaaagggaagagctgTGGATTTGATCGCTCAAGATGCTGGCGACAGACAAACTGCATCTGACCCTGTGCCAAAACTGACTGCAGACTTTGCTCCCACCTCCCCCAGCAAAATTCATGTTTTTCGCAAGAGCTCTTCAGATATCTGTGATGAATTGGTGATTGAAAAACGGAATCAAGTGTGCCAGTTTTCGATTGGTCAGCGAGAGAACAGAAGGTTCCCAGTCAGTGCCACGGAAGAGGTGGATTTGATGTTTGAAGGCAAAAGGGCATCAAATCCCTGCCTTTCAGATCCAAGCCTTCGGGAAACATACGCAGTCAGCTGTCCCATTATaatgcaaaacaaagcaaaggtCACTGGAGCCAAGCAAACCAGCCTACTGGACAGAGCCAAATGTAATGCACCCACAGAGCTCAATAAATCATACGATGTCGACAGCCCGTCTCCCTTACTAATACAAACACAGAATCAGCAACAGATGGATACCCCAAACGTGTCCCTTGGGAATGAGCAGATTTTAGAAAACGGGTTCGAAAAGGTAAAACGTAGGCTTGAGCTGGACACGGATAGCGCACAGAAGGAAAACATGCCTTGTGTTGTAGCGGCAGAAACCAGCGTGCAAGAGAGGCGATGGCTGTATGATCAAAAGTGCCCAGCGGGGTCTGGATTTGGTTCCAAGAGTGAGACGCCAGAAAGAAGTGTCAGTG aaggGGAGACTTTAAAACAGAAAATGCTGGCCTTTGAGGAACTGAGGAAGAGACTTGAAGAACAGCATGCTCAGCAACTCTCATTGTTGATAGCTGAGCAAGAGAGAGAACAGGAGAGGCTGCACAAG GAGATCGAAGAACAGGAGTGGAGATTAAAAGGGGAGAAAACCGCTGTAGCCAAAATGGAAATCCCCCAAATTGCTATTAGCAGTAGAATGGATCTGGAATGGAGGAAGATCAGTGACACTCACTTGCTGGAATCTGTGCTGACTCGAGTGGAAACGATCCATAGCACAAACGCTGAGAGTGCTG GTTTTGCCAATGCTGCGGTCTCTTGTTCGACCTCTGAATCTCCATTCTACCTTTGGGAACCACCAGCAAGTGGAAAATCTGTTTCGGCATCCAGATCTATTAGCAGGAGTAAAATGAGATGGTCTCAG GTGTACAGTCCTGAGATGAAAAGGAAATTGAACAAGATCTCTGCTTTGGCAAAGGGATTTCTAACTCGAAGACTCTTGCAAACAGAAAAATTGAGGCACCTTCGGCAAACTGTAAAA GATACTATGGAGTTCATAAAAAACTTCCAGACAGAAGCTCCGTTAAAGAGAGGAAACGTTTCAACTCAAGATGCTAACTTGCAAGAGCGAGTGGTGGCTCAG cTGCGAGCTGCACTGTATGATATTCATGATATCTTCTTCAAAATAGAAGTGTCTGAGAGAATGAGCATCCTGCATCATGATCGAGAAGTTCGCAAAGAGAAAATGCTCCGGCAGCTG GATAAAGCAAAGGCCCCAAGAGATCGAGTGACACTTTCTACAGCTACACAGAAGTCTCTGGATAGGAAGAAATATATGAA AGCTTCTGAAATGGGAATGCCAAATCGAAAAACAATTGTAAAGCAAAAGACTCCAGAAAACAG AGTTCTTCAGCCAAATCAAGGTCAAAATGCTCCTATTCAAAGACTCCTTTCCAGACAAGG